In Glycine soja cultivar W05 chromosome 10, ASM419377v2, whole genome shotgun sequence, the genomic stretch GACAGGAAGAGTGAAAAGAAAGTCTTATAGAAGAGTAACTCAGCTGAAATAGTGTTGATTCCGCCGCCTTCCTCTATCAAAATATACCGTGGAAACAACACCGTCAGTCTAAACTGCTTGCCTCCAAAAGAATATGCATCCACAGCTTCAATACTCGAGTCTCAAACCAACCAAATTCCAAATTCCAAATTCCAAATTCCTATCTTTAATTCCTACACTACCCCTGCCAGAGTACCCTCTTCTTATGCCTACCAATGTCGAGTGCTGATCCAATACTCCCATTCTTGCTACATGCAAGCCTCCACCTGACAATGGAAAATTCCATCAGGAGCAGCAATCACCAGTCATTCAACTCATTCAGTATATGAAACGATTCTCATGAACCAACATTAGTTGCGCCTGCTCACATTATATACTCCCATTCTATACAAGCCGATGCTGGCGCAAAGCCTTACCAAAATGAGGTTGCATCAATCGGACATACAGACCATTTTTTGCCACTAATGAATCCTGGGTCCCCTCCTCCACTATCCTTCCTCCGTTTAGAACTACTATGTTATCCACATGCCTCATCATCGCAGCCCTGTGTGCTATTAAAATCGTGGTTTTGTTTCCCATTATTAGGGTGTCTAGAGCCTCTTGCACCACTCGGCTTGACTCAGATTCAATTGATGAACTAGCTTCATCCAACAACAAAATAGGAGCATTTTTAAGCACTACCCTTGCAATTGCAATTCTCTGTTTTTGTCCTGGAGTTAAGTCAACACCTCTCATTCCAACATGAGTGTCATAGCCATGAGGCAAGCTACTAATGAAATGATGAGCATTTGCTATTCTTGCAGCCTCCTTCATTTCAGCTTCACTGGCATTATGCCTGGCATATATGATGTTTTCCCTTATGGTTGTTGAGAAGATAATTGGTTCCTGCTGAACCAAACCAAGGTGGCTCCTCAACCAtcttaaattatattgtttcaAATCCCTCCCATCTAGCAAAACTTGGCCAGCAACTGGATCATAGAATCTCTCAATCAAAGATATTATTGTGCTCTTCCCTGATCCCGAAACTCCCACTACAGCAATTGTTTGTCCTCCATTGACTTTGAGACTAAAATTGCTTAACACCAACACTTCTGGTCGAGAAGGAtaacaaaaatcaatatttttcaaCTCAATGCTTCCATATACATTGGGTGGCTTCAGTGCTGAGCTATCATCGGGATCAATCTTAGGCACACGATCTATAATTTCAAACACTGACATGAGAGATTTACGTCGCTTAAGTATGTAAGGAGCCAACCCAAAAGGCTCCACAAGGGCAAATGTAGCAAATGAGAAAACAATGTACTCCTTGAGAGCAGTAGGTAGATCCACATAACTCTTATTTACACATATTGCAGTGTACCAAAGTAGAAGGGCATTACAAGCAAAGAGCAGAAACTGCGAAAAGCCAAATGCAAAACCAATGGCCACTCCATGAAAAAAGCTttgcttaaatattttatttaactgcAACTGGTAGAGTTCCATCACCTTATTACCAGCACAAAATGCAACAACAGTGTAAATATTCCTAACTGCATCTTCAAGAACCAAAGAAGCCTTTCTATGCATTTCCTGTATGCCCTTTGAAAATCCAGCAAGCCACAATTTCTGCAAGATCAAGACAGATGCATTATGCAAACCATCAaagcaaattaataaaaaaaaaatcattatgccTAACCAGCATTATTAGTCATTCACATAGTTAGCAAAAGCAGGTCCATTAGTTTTAgtaattgaaattaaacataaattgaCATAAATAAGAATTTCCATCAATGAAAATGAAACCCCCCATAAAGAGGTAAATTCAATCACAGTATCCTTGATCCTGCAAGGAAATAAAATGCAACAAAACTTTGATTTCCAAAGGAGAAATATTAAATCTGTTGAAGAATAAAATTAGCAAAGACACTGCCAAATTACACTTATTACAGACTATTGATAACTTAAACATGAAAAGatatattacaaattataattgttatttatcACAATGCCACAGGTAAtttcaaatatcaaatttgttaaAACAACCACACCTGAATGTGCATTTAGTTTTCATCATTCAAGACgcatgcattatttttttaatttggaaaaagATAACTGGACACCCAAGAGGTGCTGACACCTAGAGAGAGATAGGAACAGAGCAGACAAGTGAATGGATATGATTGATGATGTGATGTAACGTGAAAAGAGAGATGGAGAGAAATAAGAGGTGTCAATAGGGTGTTTGTATTATTTGGGTGTCCAAATATCATGACTCTTTTAACTTCACAGTTAAATAGATGCAATCACGCAAATGAATTATATGAAATAGAGTGATAAAAAGATACACTGATACACATGAGTGAAAcagtgccttttttttttccttttcagcCTTTCCTTTTTAAACATTAGCAAGCCTCACACAAACCCAGACCCTAACACACTTCAAGACTTATGGATTTGGTATCATTCATGAGGCAAAGGAGACACATTGTACTAATAGGTCATACTAACTAGCAATTTACCTTAATTGGCTTCTAAtgaatgcaataaaaaaaataaagatgataGGCCATATGTTTAGAAAATAGTGCAAGTAAGGAAAAACATCcacatttcattttcattcatgaCTTGAAAAGATCCCCACCTGATGGGAAAAGGCTTGGCTGTTGTTGATAAGAAAAGACGTGGGAAATTGGAAATATATGTTTCAAAAACATTGAATTTTGAACAGGCATAATTTTTTACAGACTGTGTTGACATGAAAAAGAAATACAAGCACAACCCATCCACCTGCAAAATTACATTGCAAAATCAGGAGAGCGGGTGCAAACCTGGGCAAGAGCAGAAACACAAAGGACTGGAAGTGTTGCTAAGGCCACAAGTGCTAATCGCCAGTGCAGCAAAACACCAATGAGAAAAGCAACAATAACAGCAGCACTGTCCTGAATAAATATGGAAAGTCGGTTACTGAATGCCGCTCGCACAAATGTAGCATCATTGGCCAAGCGCATGGATAAATTGTCAGCACTATTTTCCTCTTCATCAAACCATCCAGTTTCATTGCGAAGCATGGCTGTGATGTTATGAAAACAGGTTAAGTAGAGTTCAGaagtccaattttttttaaaaataatgtttaaatcTACGCACCTGAGAACATCATTCTCCTAACTCTTTCTGTCATTTTCTCCCCCATAATACCAAAATAGAAATGCTGTAAAAAGTTGGCAACAACTGTCACAATACCCATGCAGGCAATGATCAAACACCATTTGTTTATCTCCCCTTGTAAGTGCTGAGCTTCATCAATTCTATAGTAATCTGTCACCACCAGGCCAATAACATAAGCAAGAAGGGGATTGAAAGAACCAAAGATAGCAGCACCTATGCTTCCTAACACAGCATAAAGCCACTCTGCAAAACTAAGCTCTGCTAGCCTCCAAACTGAGGGTTGTTTTCGATGCCTTGCATCCTTTGTTTCACTCATTTTCACTGAAAGATCATCAGAATGACTATCAGGTCTGCTAAAAGTCTGTGAATGGGAGCGTTCATTTTTAGGATCAGACATTAAAAGAGGTGAAACGGGGGATTCTGGGTCAGAACCATTTGATGTTTGTCGATGCACACATTGAACATCAATCTTGGGTAACTCTGGTAGTCTCATTTCAAAACTATCCTGCCTTTTTATTGATGGCTCCTTATCTGATGAATCTAAAGACTGGCCATTTTCTATTAACTTCTCAGATGGTGGGCTCCGGACTTTTGGTGATTCTTGTGAGTTAAAGAAGCCATCTGAAGGCCGAAATATGGCAGAAACTCTCTGAAGAGAGGGTGACTTTATCATTTTAGGAGATGAAGGTTCTTTGAAGCTATTACTTTCTGAAGAATCTTTCTCAATTTGGAAAGTTGCAGTCTCCTTGTAGTTTCGAACAGGCATCCTGGATGATGAACAAAGTGATTTTCTACATGCAAATGGTGAAATCTTGCAAATATAAAAGCATTAAACATTGCCACTTCAACCATAGCGTAACGATTATTAGTTTATTactatataaaatcattttcttaACAGACTATTGCCACTTCAACCATCAcaatatctgtttttttttttttaaaagagccATGTTATATTCTCCATAAACAAACAAAGTTGCATAGAAAAAGTAGAAGCATGATTTGAGGCAGTATCAGACCTCTTGGGAAGTTTTGTGGCCTCTTCACATCGAAGAAGCTCTGCATATAAGCCATCCAGGGTGAGTAACTCATCATGAGTACCCATCTCAACAAGTTGACCATCTTCCATAACAGCTATATAATCAGCCTTCTTTATAAGACTAAGCCTTCGAGCAATTATGATTGTTGATCGTCCCAACATGAGGAGATCCAGAGCCTCCTGAACAGACCTCTCAGCCTCAAAATCAAGTCCACCAGTAACCTCATCAAGCAGAAGAATGGATGGATTTAAAAGCACGGCTCTTGCAATAGAAAGTTTTATTTTCTGCTCTTCTGTCAAAGCTAGACCAGCCCTGCCAACCTGAAAGACGGAAGCCCCAGTTTACGAGGTGAAAAGAGACTCCCACCAAAAAGGATATAATTGAACatacaaaccaaaaaaagaacaaTAGGCTTCATATGATCATGTCAATCAAGCTTCACCTGTGTGTCATAACCTTTATCTAATGAGCTGATAAAGGTATGTGCATGAGCTATTTTAGCAGCCTCTTCAATTTGATCCATGGTGGTATCTCTCCCATAAGCAATGTTGTCTCTTATACTCAAACTGAGTAAAGCAGGTTCCTGGGTGACCAGTCCTATTTGGCTTCTTAACCATTCCAGTTTcatattctttatattttcacCATCTAAAAGAACTTCCCCTGAACCACAGATTGGTATATTAATCTAAATCTGAAATGACCTATAAAGTGCTTTAGATGAAATATAGAATAAATATGCACCATCGAGGGGAAATCAATTACCTAATGTTGGATCATAGAACCGCTCCATGAGGGGAATAATACTACTTTTTCCAGAGCCATTTCTGCCAACAAGTGCCACAGTTTTTTTAGCAGGGACAGTGAGATAAAACCCACTCAAGATAGGGATTTCGGGGCGAGAAAGATAACTGAAGTAAACATTCCGAAACTCTATATTTCCTTGCACAGAAGCTGGAGCACTGCCATCATGATTAAAAGATGAGGATGACCGGCTTATCATCTCAAACAGTCTATAGGCAGCTATTCGCCCTTGATCAAATGAGTAGAAATTTGTTGCTGCTTGATTCAATCCCcttaatcaaattataaaaaattgtaagcAAAATGTAAcacaaataaagaagaagaaaaatagaagttGGGAATGATGCTCACAAGCCACTTAGAATCACAGCAAATAGAGCTGTTATAATTTCACCACCATGAGCTTTTCCATGTATAATCAAGAGCCTTCCAACCCAGAGTTGTAATGCACAAGAACAAATTGCAAGCCCATATGTAAAACCAAGGCCAAGTCCTTGAACAAGACTTATTAATATACCATATCTAAGAGTAGCTTGCAGTGATGTTGCATATGAATATTTAGCCAATGTTTCATTTGTAAATGCATACAAGGTCCTTACATATGAAACTGCCTGCATCACAAGAAATTATACACATTCAGAACCGATGGCACAAAAAATGATTCATCAAATAATGAGAACTTTACCATTCTTTCCACTTCACGAAATTCAAACCATTAATAAAGAAATCAAGGCAATTGTATTCATTCCCTTCCAACCATAAGTAAACCTCAAAACTGTTCCATGTATAGTCAAATCAACTAAATATGGATCCAATGAACCAGGAACACAAATAGAAGCATGGACCAAAGCTATAAATATCTCTTATATGTGCATAATCTTAGAATCTGTGATAACTTATCCATGATTACAAACAGAAAGTATTAGTAGAATCTAGAAGCATTATATTTCACAGATACCATTTCATAAATTGTGACTTAGTTTTCAATTCctatttaaaggaaaaaagatcATGATGATCTACCCTCAACATGCAATCAGCAAAATAGAGCTTCCAGCCTTCCACTATTGAGTTGCAGCATAATGCTGGCTTTTTAAGGGTGTCTGTGTGCCTTCAAATGGGTTAAAGTATGTTCATGACCTCTCTTTCGCATTATGCTCATGTCTGCTAGAAGGAAGTTGCTAATATTCAGAAAGGTAAGTGTAACCTTGCTGCAAtagaaatttctttttaaaaaacatcTTATCCTCACcctagtaatattttttttctcttctttaacAAAATTctctttctataaaaaaaatagataccaTCTAACTAACAGACATCTCAAGCA encodes the following:
- the LOC114369810 gene encoding ABC transporter B family member 20; this translates as MMVSRGLFGWSPPHIQPLTPVSEVSEPPESPSPYLDLGAETSTSQPMEVEEEMEEADEIEPPPAAVPFSRLFACADRLDWFLMLVGSLAAALHGTALVVYLHYFAKVLRVPQQGSPEEQFHRFKELALTIVYIAGGVFAAGWIEVSCWILTGERQTAVIRSNYVQVLLNQDMSFFDTYGNNGDIVSQVLSDVLLIQSALSEKVGNYIHNMATFFSGLVIAFINCWQIALITLATGPFIVAAGGISNIFLHRLAENIQDAYAEAASIAEQAVSYVRTLYAFTNETLAKYSYATSLQATLRYGILISLVQGLGLGFTYGLAICSCALQLWVGRLLIIHGKAHGGEIITALFAVILSGLGLNQAATNFYSFDQGRIAAYRLFEMISRSSSSFNHDGSAPASVQGNIEFRNVYFSYLSRPEIPILSGFYLTVPAKKTVALVGRNGSGKSSIIPLMERFYDPTLGEVLLDGENIKNMKLEWLRSQIGLVTQEPALLSLSIRDNIAYGRDTTMDQIEEAAKIAHAHTFISSLDKGYDTQVGRAGLALTEEQKIKLSIARAVLLNPSILLLDEVTGGLDFEAERSVQEALDLLMLGRSTIIIARRLSLIKKADYIAVMEDGQLVEMGTHDELLTLDGLYAELLRCEEATKLPKRMPVRNYKETATFQIEKDSSESNSFKEPSSPKMIKSPSLQRVSAIFRPSDGFFNSQESPKVRSPPSEKLIENGQSLDSSDKEPSIKRQDSFEMRLPELPKIDVQCVHRQTSNGSDPESPVSPLLMSDPKNERSHSQTFSRPDSHSDDLSVKMSETKDARHRKQPSVWRLAELSFAEWLYAVLGSIGAAIFGSFNPLLAYVIGLVVTDYYRIDEAQHLQGEINKWCLIIACMGIVTVVANFLQHFYFGIMGEKMTERVRRMMFSAMLRNETGWFDEEENSADNLSMRLANDATFVRAAFSNRLSIFIQDSAAVIVAFLIGVLLHWRLALVALATLPVLCVSALAQKLWLAGFSKGIQEMHRKASLVLEDAVRNIYTVVAFCAGNKVMELYQLQLNKIFKQSFFHGVAIGFAFGFSQFLLFACNALLLWYTAICVNKSYVDLPTALKEYIVFSFATFALVEPFGLAPYILKRRKSLMSVFEIIDRVPKIDPDDSSALKPPNVYGSIELKNIDFCYPSRPEVLVLSNFSLKVNGGQTIAVVGVSGSGKSTIISLIERFYDPVAGQVLLDGRDLKQYNLRWLRSHLGLVQQEPIIFSTTIRENIIYARHNASEAEMKEAARIANAHHFISSLPHGYDTHVGMRGVDLTPGQKQRIAIARVVLKNAPILLLDEASSSIESESSRVVQEALDTLIMGNKTTILIAHRAAMMRHVDNIVVLNGGRIVEEGTQDSLVAKNGLYVRLMQPHFGKALRQHRLV